A segment of the Streptomyces pactum genome:
TCGGGTCCTGGTTGACGTACATCGGCGGGACCTTCTCGAGGTCCAGGATGTAGCAGGCGTCGCGCAGCATGACGTTCAGATGGGCGAACTGCCGGTCCGAGACCCGTACCGAGTCGGACAGGAACAGCAGCCTCAGGCTCCGCTCGGGCAGCAGGCCGCTCAGTGCCTTGAAGACCGTGTCGAAACCGGTCAGTTTGCGCAGCGCCACCAGGGCGGACCGGTCGGCCGGGTGCTCGTACGCACGCGAGGAGATTCCGGGGAAGCGCCTGCGCTGCCTGCTCGGCACGTTCTCGTGCCCGTTGTGCTGGTGGCCGTCGGACATGTCTTCCCCCATGTGCGTGTGTGTGGCCTGTGCGTCTGTGTGGCCCGTGCGTGTGTCCGGCCCTTTGTGAACCCTTGTGCGGCCCTTTGCGCCCCCGAAGCCGAGCCCAGCCTAGGCGGAGATACCGTGGACGGGCAGTGCAACGAAGGAGTCCACGTCATGACGCACACCCCCCACACCGACTGGCTCGCCGCCGCGGCGACGGCGGCCGAGCAGCAAGGGGCGGGGAATCTGCTCCGGGTCGTGCTGATCGTGATGGTGCTGGGCTGTGTGCTGACCGCGTGGTTCCTGCTGCGGGGGTACAAGCGGAAGGACGACTGAGGAGATCCGAAGGTTCCCCGGACCCCCTCGGCCCGTCCCCAACGGCGGAGTCGGCGTGATCGCCCGTGAGGCGCCCGCATACGATGAGCCGACGTCTTTATTCCGCCCACACCGGATAGGTCCTGCCGAAGATGAGCTTCCACAGCACCGCTGCCCAGTTCGTGACCCTCGCTTCCGAGGGTGGCGAGGAGCACGGCGGCAACCACGAGAGTCTCAGCCCCTACGTCACCGGCATCGGCGCGTTCGTCATCCTGATGCTCCTGCTGTGGATCACCACCCGGTTCAACCGCGACCGCTGAGCGCGGGGGCCGTGGGCCCGGCAGGAGCCCTCGGACCGGGCCGGTAGGGTCTGCACGCATGGGAGAGCAGGACATGCCTACCGGTCCGGCGCACGAAACGGCGCACGACACGGCGCACGCGCCGGCGCGTGGCACGCAGAACCGCGCGGTGCCCGCCCGCGCCGCCCGCCGGGGCAACGGCCCGTCGCCGTCGGGCAAGCGCCGCCTCGGCGTCATGGGCGGCACCTTCGACCCGATCCACCACGGGCACCTCGTGGCGGCCAGTGAGGTCGCCGCGCAGTTCCACCTCGACGAGGTGGTGTTCGTGCCCACCGGGCAGCCGTGGCAGAAGAGCCACCGCACGGTCTCCGCGGCCGAGGACCGTTATCTGATGACGGTCGTGGCGACCGTCGAGAACCCGCAGTTCTCGGTGAGCCGTATCGACATCGACCGCGGCGGTCCCACCTACACCGTGGACACCCTGCGCGACCTGCGCGAGCTCAACCCGGACGCCGACCTGTTCTTCATCACCGGCGCCGACGCCCTCGCCCAGATCCTCACCTGGCGCGACAGCGAGGAGCTGTTCTCCCTGGCGCACTTCATCGGCGTCACCCGGCCCGGCCACACGCTGACGGACGCCGGGCTCCCCAAGGGCGGCGTCTCGCTCGTCGAGGTCCCCGCCCTCGCCATCTCCTCCACGGACTGCCGTGCGAGAGTCGCCAAGGGCGACCCCGTCTGGTATCTGGTGCCGGACGGGGTCGTGCGCTACATCGACAAACGCGAGCTGTACCGCGGCGACTGAGCCGAGAGGGGCACCGGTGAACGACGGATACGACGCGGGCTACGGCGACGGCGGCGACCAGTACGAACTCGTCGGCTACGACGAGTACGGCCGGCCGGTGTACCGCCAGGCCCAGGGCCCGGCCCCGGCCCAGCCCGGCGGGCAGCAGGCGTACGACCCGTACGCCCAGCAGCAGCACCAGCAGGGTCAGCAGCACCAGCAGGGTCAGCAGTACGGACAGCAGGGCTACGGCTACGACCCGTACGGCACGGGCGGGCAGCAGCCCGCCCCGCAGTCGTACGAGGCCTATGACGGCTACGGCTCCCAGGCCGGCTACGACACCGGCTCGCAGCAGCCCGCCCCCGGTTACGACGCCTACGACGGCTACGCCTCCGGCACGCACGCGCAGCCCCAGCCCTCGTACGACCCGTACGGGCAGGCGGCCACCAGCGGCCGGCAGCCCCGGGTAGCCGAGCAGACCGCCTACATCCCGCAGCAGGCGGGCCCGCCCGGGGAACCGGAGACGGAAGCGCCCGCGCGGGCCCCCGAAGCCGACCGGGAGTACCACACCGAGCAGTTCGCCTTCGTCGAGGAGCCGACCGACGACTCCGAGGACGTCATCGACTGGATGAAGTTCACGGAGAACCGCACCGAGCGCCGCGAGGAGGCCCGGCGGCGCGCACGCGCGCGTGTGGTCGCCCTCGTGGTCGTCCTGGCACTGGTCGCGGTCGGCGGTGTCGGCTACCTCTGGTACGCCGGAAAGCTGCCCGGCCTGTCCTCCTCGGACGACAAGACGGGGGGCACGACGGCGGCGGGCGCCCAGAAGCGCGACGTGATCGCCGTCCACCTGCACGACACCAAGGGCGGCGGCACCTCCACCGCGCTGCTCGTGGACAACACCACCACCAAGCAGGGCACCGCCGTACTGGTGCCCAACTCCCTCGCCCTGACCGGCGACGACGGCAGCACCACCACGCTCGCCGACTCCGTCGACGAGGACGGCCCCGACGCGACCAGGACCGCGCTCGACTCGGTCCTCGGCACCGACATCGAGGGCACCTGGCGCCTGGACACGCCCTACCTCCAGATCCTCGTCGACCTGGTCGGCAACATCGAGGTGGACACCGACACCGACGTCCCCGACCCGGAGGCCAAGGACAAGGGCGCCGCGCCCCTCGTACGCGAGGGCGAGGGCCAGACCCTCAGCGGCAAGATGGCCGTCGCCTACGCCACATACCGCGGCTCCGGTGAGGAGGCGAACGCCCAGCTCCAGCGGTTCGGGCAGGTCATGCAGGGGGTGCTGCGCAAGCTCTCCTCGGACCCCGCGGGCGCGACGACCACCGTCCAGACCCTCGGGCTGATCCTCGACCCGCCGCTGACCGAGAAGGACCTCGGCTCCTTCCTCGCCGGGCTCTCCGACCTCGCCAAGGGCGGCGACTTCAAGACCGCGCTGCTGCCCGTCCAGGAGGACGGAAGGCTCAGCGCCGAGGCCGGTGACGGCGTGGTCAAGGACATCCTCGGCGGTACCGCCAAGAGCCCCGACAAGGACGCCGCCGTCAGCGTCTGGGTCCGCAACGCCACCGGCGTCGAGGACCGCACCGGCAAGGCCCGCGTGGTCCTCCTCAACGGCGGCTTCACCTTCCTGTCGGGCGGCACCGCGTCCGGCACCGAGGCGACGTCGAAGGTGGTCTACGCCGAGGCCGCGGACAAGGAGAGCGCCGTCCAGGTCGCCAAGACGCTGGGCCTGTCCACCGACTCCGTCACCCAGGGCGAGGTCTCCGCGAACGCGA
Coding sequences within it:
- the nadD gene encoding nicotinate-nucleotide adenylyltransferase; the encoded protein is MGEQDMPTGPAHETAHDTAHAPARGTQNRAVPARAARRGNGPSPSGKRRLGVMGGTFDPIHHGHLVAASEVAAQFHLDEVVFVPTGQPWQKSHRTVSAAEDRYLMTVVATVENPQFSVSRIDIDRGGPTYTVDTLRDLRELNPDADLFFITGADALAQILTWRDSEELFSLAHFIGVTRPGHTLTDAGLPKGGVSLVEVPALAISSTDCRARVAKGDPVWYLVPDGVVRYIDKRELYRGD
- a CDS encoding LCP family protein; this encodes MNDGYDAGYGDGGDQYELVGYDEYGRPVYRQAQGPAPAQPGGQQAYDPYAQQQHQQGQQHQQGQQYGQQGYGYDPYGTGGQQPAPQSYEAYDGYGSQAGYDTGSQQPAPGYDAYDGYASGTHAQPQPSYDPYGQAATSGRQPRVAEQTAYIPQQAGPPGEPETEAPARAPEADREYHTEQFAFVEEPTDDSEDVIDWMKFTENRTERREEARRRARARVVALVVVLALVAVGGVGYLWYAGKLPGLSSSDDKTGGTTAAGAQKRDVIAVHLHDTKGGGTSTALLVDNTTTKQGTAVLVPNSLALTGDDGSTTTLADSVDEDGPDATRTALDSVLGTDIEGTWRLDTPYLQILVDLVGNIEVDTDTDVPDPEAKDKGAAPLVREGEGQTLSGKMAVAYATYRGSGEEANAQLQRFGQVMQGVLRKLSSDPAGATTTVQTLGLILDPPLTEKDLGSFLAGLSDLAKGGDFKTALLPVQEDGRLSAEAGDGVVKDILGGTAKSPDKDAAVSVWVRNATGVEDRTGKARVVLLNGGFTFLSGGTASGTEATSKVVYAEAADKESAVQVAKTLGLSTDSVTQGEVSANARVSVVLGQDYEPAS